In Sphingomonas sp. SUN019, the genomic window GCCCGCGGTGGTGGTGTAGCGATCGACCTTGCCGCCCAGGCTCGACACGCCCGGCGCGATGCCGTCGGGCTGCGCGACACCGTCGCCGTCGATCACGGTCGGGGGCACCTGCGTGCAGTAACGCGCAGGCTGGTTGTTGTGCTGCATCATCGCATAGCCCTGCAGCTGCTGCGATTGCTGATCGACGAGACCGACCAGAGAGCCGAGAAAATCGCGGCCGAATTCGTCGTTCAGCAGCGGGCGGAAACGATCGGCGCGTTCGTCGATCGTCATCCAGTCGCCGACGTCATAGACCCCCGCGACGTGGGCGAAATCCTTCACGATCGAGAAATAGACGATCGCGCCCGCGTCCATCATCTGATCGCGCGACCAAGTGGCGACGCGCCGCCACAGCGCGGCGATCGCGGTGCGGATCTGCTCGGTCAGCGCCTCGAAAGTTTCCGTTAGTTCGTCCGCCGAGCCCATGCCGACCGGCTGATACCCTTCGCTCAACACGTCCGAGGTGTAGAGGCCGACCCCGACCAGTTTGTCGGCGGTGAATTCGGGGCGCGATTCGAAACTGCCCCAATCGTCCATCAGGTAGAAGTGGCAGTCCTTCACTTCCATCGTGACGGTCAGATTGTTGTGCGCGATGTCGTCCCCCACGCCGTCGAGCCACGGGAAATCGCCCTGCGCCAGATCGTTGAAATCGCGCACGATCAGTTCGCGGTCGGGCGCGAGCTTGTATGGTCCCGAATTGTTGAGCGTGACCCGGCTCTCGCAGGAAATCATGAAGCCGTATTGCGATGCGGCGGCCAGGAATGCGTGCGCCGCCTTGTGCAGCCGATCGCCCGGCGCGCAGGCGTTGAGGTCGGCGTGGAAAACCTGCACGCGGCGTTCGGGCAGCAACTGCACGCGCTGGCCGAATTCACGCGCGTTCAGATGCCCGTCCTCACGCTGCTGCGCCAGTTTGAAGCGCCGCCAGAAATCGAGCACGTAGATCGTGTCCGCCGCTGCATCCTCTGGCCGCAGCGCGCCGAAATTGATCAGCATCTCGCGCCCCAGCAGGAAGAAGCACGGCAGCGCCCAGCCGGGCAGATTGCCGAACTTCCCCGCCATCATCCGCGCGCGGTCGCCGATCTCCTCGGCGGGCATGACCGCCTCGATCTTCCTGAGAAGCGTCGGGTAGCGGTAGAAGCAATTGAGGTAGGACAGCAGCATATACGCCGGGACGGGGAACAGCTTCGATTCCTGCACCGTCCGCGTCACGCACAGCCAATAGGTGTCGTCGCCGATCGTCTGCAGCGCGTTGTTCGCCTCCAGCACCTGGCGATAGGTGATGCGCCTAGGCGATGCGTCTGGTGGTCCCTCTTCTGCGCCCATCCATCCATCTCCTGCGAACCGATGCCGGAAACTGCCTTCTTTTTACCGATATTGTCAATCGGTATTGTTGGACAATATTGGCGGATATTTGCGACGCCGCAGCTTCACGGCGTGCCTTCTCCGCACCGATTCTCGCAAGAGACAGAAATCAGTAGCGCCACGATGCGCGCAACGGCCGCATGCAGCGCTGCGTCATCGAAGCACTTGCCGGTTTCAAGTCCTGGCCGGTAAGCGTTGGACGATCGAGGGCGGCAGCGTTGATCAAGTTGAGTCGATCGATAATTTTCGAACTGACCGCCAGTAGCGAGGGCCAAATCGCTCGCGCAGTCATTGAAATCGCCTGGTGACCTGGATTGAAAGCGTCTCGAACTTTTTCCAACTTCCTTCGATAGAATCTCACAAAATAGTCGAGCGCTATCGCGCCGCATTTGCCGATGCAGCGTGACTTAGTTTGGCATATACCCAAGACATGGCTCGGGGAACTTTCGTGGCGCCGAACACGAGGGGTTCATCACTCTGCGTAGCGAGTGTGTAGCGCCTTCGAGTCCAGGTTCAATCGTTCCTACCTTGGCTTGCGATATGCATTGCCGGATCGATTCCGGTTTTGTGGTTCTCGCCGTGGGCGGTCTGCGCGAAGCCGAAAATCGATCTGGGGCGAGGATGACGAATCGCCCTCGCCCGCGCAATGGGGAGGGCATTGGCGTGCTGTTTTCGGCAATCTGGTGCCGATACGGACTGATTGGCGGCATAGAGGGGGTAAGAAATGAGCGGTGACACGATCCGTGAAAGCAGCGGCAATGTGTTTGCCGATCTCGGGCTCACCGATCCTGTAACGCATAAGCTCAGGGCAGAACTTGTGCACAAGCTCGACGGCGTCCTCAAATCCAGCGGTCTTGGTCCAACCGCCGCCTCACGACTAATCGGAATGGGACAATCCGATCTATCGAGGTTGTTGCGCGGTGGGTTTCGGGAAATGTCCGTGGAACGGCTGTTGAGCATGCTGTCCCGGCTGGGATGCGATGTCGATGTCAGCGTGCGATGGCAAGGCCGCTTGATCGGTGAAGTAATTCGTTATGAAGCGGTGGCAGCTTGATCGCGTCCTATATGGATCGAAATCGGCGCCTATAGGCTCGGCTCCCTAGAGTAATAAAGCAGGAGCGATAGCGTTGGCGAGACCGAGGAGTGCCGGAAATCGAAATAAGCGAACCAAGACGAAGACTGACAAAAGCTCCGGAGTCAGAAAAGCGGTTCTCTATGCGCGGGTGTCCACACCGGATCAGGAGCGCGAAGGCTATTCCATCCCTGCGCAGATTAAGCTCCTCGAGGATTACGCAGCGCTCAACGGGATCATCGTCACCAGCACGCATGTTGACGTCGAGACGGCGAAGAAGGCCGGGCGTACCGCCTTTGGCGAGATGCTGCGCTGCCTCCGCCGCGATCCCGAGATCGGCATCCTGCTCGTCGAAAAGACTGACCGGTTGTACCGCAATCTGAAAGACTGGGCGATCATCGACGATCTCGGGATCGAGGTGCATTTCGTGAAGGAGAATTTCATCCTCTCCGACGATTGCCGATCCTCGGAAAAGTTCATGCACGGCATCAAGGTGCTGGTTGCGAAGAGCTACATCGACAATCTCTCCGAGGAATCCACCAAGGGCATGTTGGAGAAGGCCCGGCAGGGGTTATGGCCGTCCTATGCACCGCTCGACTATGCCAACGTTGTCGATCCAAATGGGCGCAAGATCGTCGTGGTCGAGCCCGAAGTTGGTCCGCTGGTCGCCCTACTGTTCGAATGGTTCGCCACCGGGAGCTATTCCCTCACGCAGATAATGAAAAAGGCACGGCTGGCTGGCCTCAAGGGGCGTCGCAACGGTCGGCCGATTGCCGCCAGCACGGTGCAGAAGGTGCTCCGTAATCGCTTCTACACCGGCTCGTTCGACTGGGCGGGAGTGACCTATGCCGGCGTCCACGAGCCATTAGTGTCGATCGCGCTATGGGATGTCGTGCAAGAGATCCTCGACGGGCGTGCTGCTTCGAACATCCGCGCCGACCCACACGATTTTCCATTCAGCGGGCTGATCAAGTGCGGACATTGCGGTTGCGCCATCGTCGCCGAGATCAAGAAGGCGCGGTACATCTATTATCACTGCACCGGTTATCGCGGGAAATGCCCTGAGCGCTATGTCCGGCAGGAGGTGCTCGAGGAGCATTTCATTGAGTTGCTGCGACAGTTGAAATGCGATGATCAGCAGTTCGCGCTGATACGGCAGGCTCTCTGCGAGACGCAGGCGGATGCCGATCTGGAGGATCGTGTTATGGCATTTCGGAAGAGGGGACAGCTTGCTGGTAATCCAGGCGCGCTAGTGTCGGACGGAGTCGCGTTAGTAGACTTGGCGCGCGCCGCGTATAAGGATCTCGCTTGGCTGCCTGCCGTGGGGAAGCGGGAATTAGTCAGCCTGCTGATATCGAGCTGCACATGGGCAAACGGGAGGCTGACTGCGACCTTCAATCCGCCGTTTGAGGGTTTCGCCGATCACCTTTCTCGAGCAGCACACCCGGCCGCCGACCATTGTGATCAGCCGGGCGCGACTGTCGCGCTCAAGGCGATATTCCACCACCCTGCGCCTGGGACGCTGCGGCTGATCGCGCGGTTCAACGCGATGATCAGAAGTCAGGATGGCGGCGAAACTGAGAGGTGCGGACGCCTTAACCCATCGTCGGAATTGGATGTGGAAGCGGCCTAGAGTTGCAAGGCTTGCACGGCCTCTACGACCTCGTCGATGCGCCCCTCTTCTACATCGATCGACTTGCCAAAACCACTGCCCTTGCTCTGTTCGATCTCGACAGGCTCTGGAACCTAGACGCGCTCGGCCAGATCATCATTACAGGCGAGTGCCGCGATCATGTCGACGACGTCGGCGATCTTGGCCTTCAGTCTCTTTTGCTGTGCAAGCGGTAGCGCGATTACAGCGGCAGCAACCACAGCGGCGATCTGCGCGGTATCGGCGGCGGCGCCCTTGGTAAGGTCGGGCTGGCCCGTCAGAACTTCGCCGACCTTGCTTTCCACAAGTCCGCGAACACCGGCGCTCGCATCACCGTGCAACTGCGGCTTCATTGATCATCGCTCCTTACTGACGCTGAATAGCGGCGATTATATATTTTGTCCGTATTGTCCCGAATTTCCAATCAGCTAGCGGCCTCATGCCGAAGAGCACGGTGATAGGACAGAAAGAGCAGTTTTTGGTAATTCGGGAGCGCCGGCACCGAACGGGCGAGCGCCATTCCACCTGGCGCGCATGTAGGGACCGCGCTCAGCTTTCCATGAAACGGTCAAAACTATCGCTGATCTCTTCTTCCTCTTGATGCCAAGGACCATTGCTCTCGAAATGAAGGAGGGTGAGTTCCTGGTCATAGCGATCGGATCGCAAGCACATCTCAACGACTGGCTCGGGAAACCACACGCCGCTGTCCTGTTGAATGCCGGCCTTGGTCTCATTCGTGAATCCGCGAGTTACAGCGGTCGCGAGCGCAGGTAGCTCGTACACCTCATTCTTGGTGCGAATGTAGCGGCCCGAACGAAGCGCAGCTTTGCTCGGCTTCGC contains:
- a CDS encoding recombinase family protein; its protein translation is MARPRSAGNRNKRTKTKTDKSSGVRKAVLYARVSTPDQEREGYSIPAQIKLLEDYAALNGIIVTSTHVDVETAKKAGRTAFGEMLRCLRRDPEIGILLVEKTDRLYRNLKDWAIIDDLGIEVHFVKENFILSDDCRSSEKFMHGIKVLVAKSYIDNLSEESTKGMLEKARQGLWPSYAPLDYANVVDPNGRKIVVVEPEVGPLVALLFEWFATGSYSLTQIMKKARLAGLKGRRNGRPIAASTVQKVLRNRFYTGSFDWAGVTYAGVHEPLVSIALWDVVQEILDGRAASNIRADPHDFPFSGLIKCGHCGCAIVAEIKKARYIYYHCTGYRGKCPERYVRQEVLEEHFIELLRQLKCDDQQFALIRQALCETQADADLEDRVMAFRKRGQLAGNPGALVSDGVALVDLARAAYKDLAWLPAVGKRELVSLLISSCTWANGRLTATFNPPFEGFADHLSRAAHPAADHCDQPGATVALKAIFHHPAPGTLRLIARFNAMIRSQDGGETERCGRLNPSSELDVEAA
- a CDS encoding helix-turn-helix domain-containing protein; the encoded protein is MSGDTIRESSGNVFADLGLTDPVTHKLRAELVHKLDGVLKSSGLGPTAASRLIGMGQSDLSRLLRGGFREMSVERLLSMLSRLGCDVDVSVRWQGRLIGEVIRYEAVAA